A region of Allocoleopsis franciscana PCC 7113 DNA encodes the following proteins:
- a CDS encoding HAMP domain-containing sensor histidine kinase — translation MKLRTKILAGYGVALTLVILVCGWGIINIRRLGRASEAILRENYRSILAAENMIDAIERQDSATLLVLLGNEEQGTEQFSANEVLFLQWLGRAKDNITIPGEKEVLLNLEKNYKDYLLTFSQLRRQQLRQTPVSTDYYYDTLLPAFESVRQTSVELRELNQKTMVLASQRTQALSHQAIGSMAVTGGAAAGLGLGFSLLLSTRLVRPLKEMTRATERIAEGDYDIAITVKSDDELGLLAQEITTMSQNLKVFHELNVGQVIAEKQRSESIIRSISDGLVVVDAEFEIIAINPIAAAILNTTAEQAKGKHFLSVFNHQQLYEYLNITAQTGTPPQLNENQSILSKQTENQAQYYKFAITPVTTEEGTMLGVVLLLQDVTKLKELDTLKSEFVATASHELRTPLTGMAMSLNLLLETAQQKLSNREQELLHAAVEDVERLRTLVNDLLDLSKIESGRIELEFIAVEVELLIEKAISILSVQAQEKQIELTPSIPTDIEPVKADPNKIIWVLINLIANALRYTEAGGHIQVSAQQKDDWVYLSVADNGLGIPWEYQAKIFDKFVQVKTDKDVGGSGLGLAICKEIVKAHSGTIWVDSAPGEGSTFTFTLPVVNER, via the coding sequence ATGAAACTGAGAACAAAAATTTTAGCTGGCTACGGTGTTGCCCTCACCTTAGTGATTCTGGTTTGCGGCTGGGGTATTATTAACATTCGCCGCTTAGGCAGAGCCAGTGAAGCCATTCTGCGGGAAAACTACCGCAGCATTCTTGCGGCTGAAAATATGATCGATGCTATTGAGCGGCAAGATAGCGCCACGTTGTTGGTTTTGCTAGGGAATGAAGAGCAAGGAACCGAGCAGTTTAGTGCCAATGAAGTGTTGTTTTTGCAGTGGTTAGGTCGCGCGAAGGACAATATCACCATTCCTGGAGAGAAAGAAGTCCTCCTCAACCTGGAAAAAAACTATAAAGACTATCTGCTCACGTTTTCCCAATTGCGAAGACAGCAACTGCGCCAGACTCCAGTTTCTACCGATTACTACTACGACACACTACTGCCTGCCTTTGAGTCGGTGCGCCAGACGAGTGTTGAGTTGCGAGAGTTAAACCAAAAAACAATGGTGCTCGCTTCACAACGCACTCAAGCGCTTTCCCATCAGGCAATTGGGTCAATGGCTGTTACTGGGGGAGCAGCAGCCGGTTTGGGTTTAGGATTTAGCTTACTGCTTTCGACGCGCTTGGTTCGACCCCTTAAGGAAATGACTCGCGCTACCGAACGAATTGCCGAAGGTGATTATGATATCGCCATCACCGTGAAATCCGATGATGAATTGGGTCTTTTGGCGCAAGAAATTACGACCATGAGCCAAAATCTCAAGGTCTTCCACGAGCTAAATGTAGGTCAGGTTATTGCCGAAAAACAACGCAGTGAATCGATTATCCGTAGCATCAGTGATGGATTGGTTGTTGTGGATGCGGAGTTTGAAATTATTGCGATTAATCCTATCGCTGCTGCCATTTTGAATACCACTGCCGAACAGGCTAAGGGAAAGCATTTTCTCAGTGTTTTTAATCATCAACAACTTTATGAATACCTAAACATAACTGCCCAGACGGGAACGCCGCCCCAGTTAAATGAAAACCAATCTATCCTCTCAAAACAGACGGAAAACCAGGCGCAGTATTACAAATTTGCTATTACTCCTGTAACGACAGAAGAAGGCACGATGCTTGGTGTTGTCCTCTTATTGCAGGATGTCACCAAACTCAAGGAATTAGACACTCTTAAAAGTGAGTTTGTAGCGACGGCATCCCACGAACTGCGAACCCCCCTAACGGGCATGGCGATGAGTCTTAACCTCCTGTTGGAAACTGCCCAACAGAAACTATCTAATCGCGAACAAGAGCTGCTACACGCAGCCGTAGAAGATGTGGAACGCTTACGGACTTTGGTGAATGACCTTCTCGATCTTTCCAAAATTGAGTCCGGTCGAATTGAACTGGAGTTTATTGCTGTAGAGGTTGAGCTATTAATCGAGAAAGCTATTTCAATTTTGAGTGTACAGGCACAGGAGAAACAGATTGAACTAACGCCCAGCATACCAACAGATATTGAGCCAGTGAAAGCAGACCCAAACAAAATCATCTGGGTGCTGATTAATTTAATTGCTAATGCTCTGCGTTACACCGAGGCAGGGGGACATATCCAGGTGAGTGCTCAGCAGAAAGATGATTGGGTTTACCTATCAGTTGCCGATAATGGCCTTGGTATTCCTTGGGAGTATCAAGCAAAAATTTTCGATAAGTTTGTCCAGGTAAAAACTGATAAAGATGTGGGTGGGAGTGGTTTGGGGTTAGCGATTTGTAAGGAAATTGTCAAAGCACATAGTGGGACAATTTGGGTTGATTCCGCCCCAGGCGAAGGCAGTACATTTACGTTTACGCTGCCTGTTGTTAATGAGCGGTGA
- a CDS encoding sensor histidine kinase KdpD yields MIHQNEIANQLNSTEPNDTLSRRRRGKHKMFIGMAPGVGKTYRMLEEAHRLKEEGIDVVIGLLETHGREETADKAVGLEMMPKKLIVHGGVTLGEMDTDAILERQPQLVLVDELAHTNIPGSLREKRYQDVEVILETGIDVYSTVNIQHLESLNDLVAKITGVVVRERIPDRILDEATEVVVVDVTPETLQERLIEGKIYAPEKIEQSLQNFFQKRHLVALRELALREVADNIEESAEKNSTPAAQFCNVHERVLVCISTYPNSAQLLRRGARLATVMRSRLYALFVDHPERFLTRDESLYIETCKNFCLEFGGEFICVKSANVADAIAATARQYHITQVILGQSHKSRWEILWRGSLVQKLVRYLKDVDLHIIATEKKEFKRF; encoded by the coding sequence ATGATTCATCAAAACGAGATAGCCAACCAATTGAATAGTACTGAACCTAATGACACCCTTTCTCGCCGCCGTCGAGGTAAGCACAAAATGTTTATTGGCATGGCTCCCGGCGTAGGCAAAACCTATCGAATGCTGGAAGAAGCCCATCGACTTAAGGAAGAAGGCATTGATGTGGTGATTGGCTTACTAGAAACTCATGGGCGTGAAGAAACAGCAGACAAAGCCGTTGGATTAGAGATGATGCCTAAAAAGCTAATTGTTCACGGCGGCGTTACTTTGGGAGAAATGGATACAGACGCTATTTTGGAGCGCCAACCTCAATTAGTCCTCGTCGATGAACTTGCACACACCAATATACCCGGTTCGTTGCGAGAAAAGCGCTACCAGGATGTTGAGGTTATTTTGGAAACTGGTATTGATGTTTATTCCACAGTTAACATTCAGCACTTAGAGAGTCTCAATGACTTAGTAGCAAAGATTACTGGGGTGGTGGTGCGTGAGCGAATTCCTGATCGCATTCTTGATGAAGCCACAGAAGTTGTAGTCGTAGATGTCACACCCGAAACCCTACAAGAACGGTTAATCGAAGGCAAAATTTATGCTCCAGAAAAAATTGAACAATCCCTACAAAACTTTTTTCAGAAGCGTCATTTAGTTGCGTTACGGGAGTTAGCTTTACGAGAAGTTGCTGACAATATAGAAGAATCAGCAGAGAAAAACTCTACTCCAGCAGCTCAGTTTTGTAATGTTCACGAGCGAGTTTTGGTTTGTATTTCCACTTACCCTAATTCAGCTCAGTTGCTCAGAAGAGGAGCAAGATTAGCTACTGTCATGCGATCACGCCTGTATGCGTTATTTGTCGATCACCCAGAACGCTTCCTCACTAGGGATGAAAGCCTTTATATTGAAACCTGCAAAAATTTTTGTCTGGAGTTTGGTGGCGAGTTTATCTGCGTAAAATCTGCAAATGTGGCTGATGCAATCGCAGCGACAGCACGACAGTACCACATTACTCAAGTCATTCTAGGACAGTCTCATAAATCTCGTTGGGAAATACTCTGGAGGGGTTCTCTTGTTCAGAAATTAGTACGATATCTCAAAGATGTAGATTTGCATATTATTGCGACCGAAAAAAAAGAATTTAAGCGCTTTTGA
- the kdpF gene encoding K(+)-transporting ATPase subunit F, with amino-acid sequence MKRVDELREILPRDWSEVGEILGEQWRRNPLPIQLFLLLCLNLLIAPSVDAATGAEITRKAAYALGILGIVVVGLGVYLFVVIFQPERF; translated from the coding sequence ATGAAGCGAGTTGATGAATTGAGAGAAATACTACCGAGAGATTGGAGTGAAGTAGGCGAAATTTTGGGCGAACAGTGGAGACGAAATCCTTTGCCGATTCAGCTCTTTCTCTTACTGTGCTTGAACCTACTGATTGCTCCATCGGTGGATGCAGCTACGGGAGCAGAAATTACTCGTAAGGCAGCTTATGCACTGGGAATTTTGGGCATTGTAGTAGTCGGGCTTGGCGTTTACTTATTCGTCGTGATTTTTCAACCGGAGCGGTTTTGA
- a CDS encoding anhydro-N-acetylmuramic acid kinase: MPLVIGLISGTSVDGIDAALVDITGTDVDLKIELLAGATYPYPETLREQILQVCAGAAVSMAELAELDDAIAIQFAQAARDIQISHPPADLIGSHGQTVYHRPPLKLGNQPAVETLPGASLGYTLQLGRGELIAHLTGIKTVSNFRAADMAAQGQGAPLVPKVDAYLFSSPTQHQCIQNIGGIGNLTYLPVRQDDWIDRVCGWDTGPGNTLLDLAVQHFTGGSQTYDQDGNWAASGTPCDALVEQWLSQDYFQIAPPKSTGRELFGWDYFNQCLVEGEAYNLTPTDLLATLTELTVRSIIMSYQNFLPQMPQRVLLCGGGSRNLYLKQRLTDQLGASQVLTTDEAGVSADFKEAIAFAVLAHWRNLGIPGNLPKVTGANSAVLLGNVYPSLGA; encoded by the coding sequence ATGCCTCTCGTAATCGGCTTAATCAGCGGCACATCGGTGGATGGCATTGATGCCGCCTTAGTAGACATTACTGGTACTGATGTTGATTTAAAAATTGAGCTACTCGCTGGTGCAACTTATCCCTATCCAGAAACGCTCAGAGAGCAAATTCTGCAAGTTTGCGCTGGTGCGGCTGTATCAATGGCTGAATTGGCAGAGTTAGATGATGCGATCGCCATTCAATTTGCCCAAGCAGCACGAGACATTCAAATCAGCCATCCCCCAGCCGACCTGATTGGCTCCCACGGTCAAACCGTCTATCACCGCCCACCGCTCAAGCTGGGGAATCAACCAGCGGTCGAAACTCTTCCCGGTGCGTCCCTAGGATATACTCTCCAACTGGGACGAGGAGAACTCATCGCCCACCTGACGGGGATCAAGACGGTGAGCAATTTCCGTGCGGCTGACATGGCGGCACAAGGACAGGGTGCCCCACTCGTGCCCAAGGTGGATGCTTACCTATTTTCGTCACCCACTCAGCACCAATGTATCCAAAATATTGGTGGTATCGGCAATTTAACTTACCTACCCGTGCGTCAAGATGATTGGATCGATCGAGTTTGTGGCTGGGATACGGGGCCGGGTAACACCCTTTTGGACTTAGCTGTGCAACATTTCACAGGAGGTAGCCAAACTTACGACCAAGATGGGAATTGGGCAGCCAGTGGCACTCCCTGTGACGCCCTAGTCGAACAGTGGCTCAGTCAAGACTATTTCCAAATCGCACCGCCAAAATCTACAGGCCGGGAGTTGTTTGGCTGGGATTACTTCAATCAGTGCTTGGTAGAAGGGGAGGCGTATAACTTGACACCCACTGATCTGTTAGCTACGTTGACCGAACTGACGGTGAGGTCAATTATCATGAGCTACCAAAACTTTTTACCCCAGATGCCCCAGAGAGTCCTGTTATGTGGGGGTGGAAGCCGCAATCTTTACTTGAAACAACGCTTAACTGATCAGCTAGGAGCGAGCCAGGTACTAACCACGGATGAAGCAGGAGTGAGTGCAGATTTTAAAGAAGCGATCGCTTTTGCAGTGTTGGCTCATTGGCGAAATCTCGGTATCCCCGGTAACCTACCCAAGGTAACTGGAGCCAACTCAGCCGTACTCCTAGGGAATGTCTATCCGTCTCTTGGAGCTTGA
- the kdpB gene encoding potassium-transporting ATPase subunit KdpB, whose product MNTQKQDRLEAKPPRNRRKGEHKRHQRKVNTKGLYKRAFRDAFVKLNPRVMLKNPVMFVVWVGTIITFLLTIEPTLFGLVPGENQRFFNGLVTLILLFTILFANFAEAVAEGRGKAQADSLRSTKSETTARKLLPNGSTQEISSTELHKGDQIKVIAGDIIPADGEVIQGVASVDESAITGESAPVLKEPGSDVASSVTGGTRILSDELIIRVTAEPGKGFLDRMIALVEGAERTKTPNEIALTVLLAVLTLVFLIVVATIPPIAAYVGSPVGVVTLIALLVALIPTTIGGLLSAIGIAGMDRVAQFNVIATSGRAVEACGDVNTLVLDKTGTITLGNRLAEEFIPVNSHSSAEMARVALAASLFDETPEGKSIVKLAEKMGARVDFDRSAAEGVEFTAKTRMSGTNLPDGDEVRKGAVDAIKGFVRSRGGRLTADLDEAYHRVSRLGGTPLALCKDGDIYGVIYLKDIVKPGIRERFDQLRRMGVRTVMLTGDNRITAEVIAAEAGVDDFIAEATPEDKIAVIQREQAEGKLVAMTGDGTNDAPALAQANVGLAMNSGTQAAKEAANMVDLDSDPTKLIDLVTIGKQLLITRGALTTFSIANDIAKYFAIIPAMFAPVAILNILGLASPQSAILSALIYNALIIPALIPLALRGVKFKPVSANRLLLENILIYGLGGVIAPFVGIKIIDVIISVIGLA is encoded by the coding sequence ATGAACACCCAAAAACAGGACAGACTAGAAGCAAAGCCACCTAGAAACCGTAGAAAAGGTGAACACAAACGACATCAACGAAAAGTTAATACAAAAGGACTTTACAAAAGAGCCTTCCGCGATGCCTTCGTCAAACTCAACCCCCGCGTAATGCTAAAAAACCCAGTCATGTTTGTTGTCTGGGTCGGCACAATTATCACCTTTCTCCTAACAATTGAACCCACCTTATTTGGTCTCGTACCTGGAGAAAATCAGCGTTTCTTCAACGGGTTAGTAACACTCATTTTGTTGTTCACTATTTTGTTTGCCAACTTTGCGGAAGCGGTGGCCGAAGGACGAGGTAAAGCACAGGCAGATTCATTACGTTCCACCAAATCAGAGACTACTGCCCGCAAACTCCTGCCTAATGGTTCAACCCAAGAAATCAGTTCCACTGAACTGCACAAGGGCGACCAAATTAAAGTGATTGCTGGGGACATTATTCCCGCCGATGGGGAAGTGATTCAGGGTGTTGCGTCGGTGGATGAGTCGGCAATTACCGGGGAATCTGCACCCGTCCTCAAAGAACCGGGAAGTGATGTGGCTAGTTCCGTTACGGGAGGGACGCGCATTCTCTCCGATGAACTGATTATTAGGGTTACGGCTGAACCCGGTAAAGGATTCCTCGATCGCATGATTGCCCTGGTTGAAGGTGCGGAACGGACGAAGACACCCAACGAGATTGCCCTCACCGTCTTACTCGCGGTTCTTACTCTCGTCTTTTTGATTGTTGTTGCGACAATTCCCCCGATCGCAGCGTATGTCGGTAGTCCTGTAGGCGTTGTCACCTTAATTGCCTTGTTGGTGGCACTGATTCCCACAACAATAGGCGGATTGCTAAGTGCGATCGGGATTGCCGGGATGGATCGGGTTGCCCAGTTTAACGTCATCGCCACCTCTGGACGGGCAGTTGAGGCTTGTGGCGACGTGAACACCTTGGTATTGGACAAGACGGGCACAATTACTCTAGGTAATCGCTTAGCAGAAGAATTCATTCCTGTCAATAGTCACTCTTCAGCAGAAATGGCTCGCGTGGCATTAGCCGCGAGTCTATTTGACGAGACGCCAGAAGGTAAGTCAATCGTCAAGTTGGCAGAAAAGATGGGGGCAAGGGTTGATTTTGACCGCAGCGCGGCTGAAGGTGTTGAGTTTACCGCCAAAACTCGCATGAGTGGCACCAATTTACCCGATGGGGATGAGGTGCGTAAAGGTGCAGTGGATGCAATTAAAGGCTTCGTGCGTTCTCGTGGTGGACGTTTAACAGCTGACCTTGATGAAGCTTATCACCGAGTTTCGCGTTTAGGTGGTACTCCCCTGGCGCTTTGTAAAGATGGCGACATTTACGGCGTTATTTACCTCAAAGATATTGTCAAACCTGGCATTCGGGAACGATTCGATCAGTTGCGACGGATGGGTGTCCGCACGGTGATGTTAACGGGTGATAACCGGATTACTGCCGAAGTGATTGCGGCTGAAGCTGGGGTAGATGATTTCATCGCCGAAGCTACACCCGAAGACAAAATTGCTGTGATTCAACGGGAACAAGCAGAAGGTAAATTAGTTGCCATGACGGGCGATGGTACTAACGATGCCCCTGCTTTAGCCCAAGCAAATGTCGGTTTAGCGATGAATTCGGGTACGCAAGCCGCAAAAGAAGCAGCAAACATGGTGGATTTGGATTCCGACCCCACCAAGCTGATTGATTTAGTCACGATTGGTAAGCAATTACTGATTACTCGTGGGGCATTAACTACATTTTCCATTGCTAACGATATCGCTAAATATTTCGCGATTATTCCAGCAATGTTTGCTCCAGTTGCTATTCTTAATATCTTGGGATTAGCCAGTCCACAATCGGCTATTCTGTCAGCCCTCATCTATAACGCATTAATTATTCCGGCACTGATTCCATTAGCACTTAGAGGGGTTAAGTTTAAACCTGTAAGCGCCAATCGGTTGTTGTTGGAAAATATCCTGATTTATGGCTTAGGAGGGGTGATTGCGCCGTTTGTCGGCATCAAAATTATTGACGTAATTATTTCAGTGATTGGATTGGCTTAG
- a CDS encoding serine/threonine-protein kinase has protein sequence MTTDPNYGRLVANRYQLVKLIGKGAMGRVYQAKDMLLGGVIVAVKFLSQALLSKKMRDRFYGEATICAMLGEQSNHIVRVRDYGVDENEISFYVMEYLEGESLSEVIRQQPLSLPRFLNMSRQICSGLQTAHKGIVRDGKLSPVIHRDIKPSNILIVQDESFGELVKILDFGIAKLLQSEGDQTHSFMGTLAYCSPEQMEGKELDKRSDIYSLGIMMFEMLTGEMPIMGETHSFGGWYKAHHDFPPRSFESVNPDLKLPKHLKKLVLSCLAKDPNHRPQSVEEILRVLKSIQECLKRGEELVGEWGGKVEELPPPASPTQERNRTSDEICLATSWPKDKPQATIVFPHILKANNEHLATLWVMLNKKDIQERLVSTRYNQFLFLPSPHPIVLWITVLHNREYGARWLPCYLDLKTDIGQKMVRLLGEAGSYRLLFFALSEPHKCAKVMTSNIAPAQCKLLKNWANSSQTLLSSGQSQLTKKILKQEFEKLKPKILMKLEAIHTDFPTDLSG, from the coding sequence ATGACAACAGACCCCAACTATGGTCGCTTAGTCGCCAATCGCTATCAACTGGTCAAGCTGATCGGCAAAGGCGCTATGGGTCGGGTTTATCAAGCCAAAGATATGCTTCTGGGCGGAGTCATCGTTGCCGTCAAATTTCTGTCCCAGGCATTGCTGAGCAAGAAAATGCGCGATCGCTTTTATGGGGAAGCAACGATCTGTGCCATGCTGGGCGAACAAAGCAATCACATTGTTCGAGTGAGGGACTATGGCGTAGATGAAAATGAGATTTCCTTCTATGTCATGGAATACTTGGAAGGAGAAAGCTTAAGCGAAGTTATTCGACAGCAGCCTCTCTCTTTACCTCGGTTTTTGAATATGTCCCGCCAAATTTGTTCGGGACTGCAAACAGCTCATAAGGGCATCGTTCGTGATGGTAAACTCAGCCCAGTCATTCATCGGGATATTAAACCCAGTAACATTCTCATTGTTCAAGATGAATCCTTCGGAGAGTTAGTCAAAATTCTCGACTTTGGCATTGCCAAACTGCTTCAGTCCGAAGGCGATCAAACACACTCGTTTATGGGTACCCTCGCTTATTGTTCACCCGAACAAATGGAGGGTAAAGAATTGGATAAACGCTCCGACATTTACAGTCTGGGCATCATGATGTTTGAGATGCTGACGGGTGAAATGCCCATCATGGGTGAAACACATTCTTTTGGCGGCTGGTACAAAGCTCATCACGATTTCCCTCCTCGCTCGTTTGAATCCGTTAATCCAGACCTCAAATTACCAAAACACCTCAAGAAGCTAGTTCTTAGCTGTCTGGCAAAAGACCCCAACCATCGTCCTCAAAGCGTCGAGGAAATCCTGCGAGTCTTGAAATCCATACAGGAATGTCTTAAACGGGGTGAAGAGCTGGTTGGGGAGTGGGGAGGTAAGGTGGAAGAGTTGCCTCCACCGGCCTCACCAACGCAGGAGCGCAATCGTACATCGGATGAAATTTGTCTAGCCACTTCTTGGCCTAAAGACAAACCCCAAGCAACAATTGTTTTTCCCCATATCCTTAAAGCCAACAATGAACATTTAGCCACCCTTTGGGTGATGCTCAACAAAAAAGACATTCAGGAACGTTTGGTTAGTACACGCTACAACCAATTCCTCTTTTTGCCATCACCCCATCCAATTGTGCTATGGATTACTGTTCTGCATAACCGCGAATATGGTGCTCGTTGGCTTCCTTGCTACCTAGACCTTAAAACCGATATCGGTCAAAAAATGGTGAGACTCTTAGGAGAAGCGGGAAGCTACCGTCTCTTATTCTTTGCTCTATCAGAACCCCATAAATGTGCTAAAGTAATGACCTCAAATATTGCTCCTGCTCAATGCAAATTGCTGAAAAATTGGGCAAACTCTAGTCAAACTTTACTATCTTCTGGTCAATCTCAGTTAACGAAAAAGATTCTCAAACAGGAATTTGAGAAACTCAAGCCTAAGATTCTGATGAAGCTAGAAGCCATTCATACCGATTTTCCAACAGATCTTTCGGGCTAA
- a CDS encoding potassium-transporting ATPase subunit C, which yields MVRELITGIRSTLVLWVLTALIYPFLMVGIGQAFFPNQANGSLIRNAQGQIVGSALIGQPFSSERYFWSRPSTTNYSSFSPEEYDPKNLENLAQRTGVSGASNLAPSNTSLLLQPWYETPANKDMLERYQSPDNPDLINLVQERANTLKQAGIEPTADLVYTSGSSLDPHISVEAALAQIQRISKVRGLDPNQVELLINRYTDGRFLGIFGEPGVNVLKLNLALDSP from the coding sequence ATGGTTAGAGAATTGATTACTGGTATTCGTTCTACCCTAGTACTTTGGGTTTTGACAGCACTAATTTATCCTTTTTTGATGGTTGGGATAGGTCAAGCCTTCTTCCCCAATCAAGCAAATGGTAGTTTGATTAGAAATGCTCAAGGACAAATTGTAGGTTCAGCCTTAATTGGTCAACCGTTCTCCTCAGAACGCTACTTTTGGAGTCGTCCCAGTACGACTAATTACAGCAGCTTCTCTCCCGAAGAGTATGACCCAAAAAATCTAGAAAATTTAGCACAAAGAACGGGTGTATCGGGTGCTAGCAACCTCGCGCCTAGTAATACATCACTTCTGCTCCAACCCTGGTATGAAACACCAGCAAATAAAGATATGCTCGAACGGTATCAATCACCCGATAATCCAGATTTAATAAATTTAGTTCAGGAGAGAGCAAACACACTCAAACAGGCAGGGATTGAGCCAACGGCTGATTTAGTTTATACCTCTGGTTCTAGCTTAGACCCGCATATTAGCGTTGAGGCAGCATTGGCACAAATTCAACGAATATCCAAAGTGAGAGGACTTGACCCCAATCAAGTTGAACTTCTTATTAATCGATATACAGATGGTAGATTTCTCGGCATCTTTGGAGAACCAGGAGTCAATGTTTTAAAGCTGAATTTAGCGCTAGATAGTCCGTAA
- a CDS encoding sigma-54-dependent transcriptional regulator — MHRHLTPTLKQKEARMMPNARILIVDDEKNIRLTIAQSLDPLGYEVMTALNGEDALKQLQLEEYDLILLDLRMPGIDGLEVLKRAVEMHPDIQIVILSAHGTVDNAVEAMKLGAVDFIQKPFTPQELRGIVYQVLEHDSLNTQESSSYQGAMKIAKHCARKRQFDRAIAHVKQAIGCDPSRAEAFNLLGELQEIEGDRIEALKNYRVATDLDPTYKPAQNNLTRATRSPKSRPPLIF; from the coding sequence ATGCACCGACACTTAACCCCAACACTTAAACAGAAGGAGGCTCGGATGATGCCTAATGCCCGAATCTTGATTGTGGATGACGAGAAAAATATCCGGCTGACGATCGCTCAATCGTTAGACCCTTTAGGATATGAAGTTATGACGGCTCTCAATGGTGAGGATGCACTCAAACAGTTACAACTCGAGGAGTATGACCTAATTCTATTAGACCTGAGAATGCCGGGAATCGATGGTTTGGAGGTGCTAAAACGTGCTGTTGAGATGCATCCAGATATCCAAATCGTCATTCTTTCAGCGCATGGTACGGTTGATAATGCCGTTGAAGCGATGAAACTGGGTGCAGTAGACTTTATACAAAAGCCTTTTACTCCCCAAGAACTTCGAGGTATCGTTTACCAGGTTCTAGAACACGATTCCCTCAACACTCAAGAGAGTTCTTCTTATCAAGGCGCAATGAAGATAGCGAAACACTGCGCCCGCAAGCGACAATTTGATAGAGCGATCGCGCACGTCAAACAGGCGATTGGCTGCGATCCATCGCGAGCAGAAGCATTTAATCTTTTAGGGGAATTGCAAGAAATAGAAGGCGATCGCATCGAGGCGTTGAAGAATTACCGAGTGGCAACCGACCTCGATCCCACCTACAAACCCGCGCAAAATAACCTCACGCGAGCCACGCGCTCGCCTAAAAGCCGTCCTCCCTTAATTTTCTAA